One part of the Solea solea chromosome 16, fSolSol10.1, whole genome shotgun sequence genome encodes these proteins:
- the arhgap27l gene encoding rho GTPase-activating protein 27 isoform X4 — translation MATTSPLLNSGLGLVLVEFQYEYQGRDGVLVSIKPNERYVLLAKTNDHWWQVRRDCSSKPFYIPAKYVKELPSDFPSPLDFADQSPDPVLVPVAAPVPVPVPIPVPKTLEEPSGNRTKPGDEVTIRLRPDVSTGYRKTENRMSTFGVPLDLNDLPVTTSPPAPPVETGTLIETDSSMSKKQAPLLGCLEEHGDSGKSRLPNFSPAEPTSVPRAQTQTQPIPVETPVVPVNALVSPSNDTHSTTAGTHVKQESPIQQKEEQEEEQEEEQDVEEQQESSEEEEEEQDSLKDSNHIYESIQDLNLDLESLVRGRENSEGPPDTAPAPPPSQDVGSLGPNSAIYANIPLKKSSLPLISDHAPIPPPPMVPAPSTPGRTPSSTVSSPGMISPTSLLSPKDEWQDSCVWEQLMDDVSGRFYYFNPTTGATSWTAPEPLSPSSTGPPTSRRQHFHSPPPLPEEDYPVTDYPKDDDAVFTTNPQQPVALIPRAQLDLKDGNSSHWRLPEIPHVPQRRMGNGVSEDSMSLQVRNWRHSVAEDTFGPAHRRNVSDITDVSNRRLSPDSPQFSDRHRLKRNLSNRSTDSHQLHGHLLEKAGIINKTKVAENGKKIRKNWSQSWTVLHGGILTFHKDPKSAPTGTAGKASQIVPEFTVDLRGSSICWASRDKSSKKNVLEMKTRHGCEFLMQYDTESIISDWFKVIQDAIKQLEQDHLTEDEDETASDREDKDQRRTPADSEQRRVRTKLRRFLQRRPTLQSVKEKGYIRDNVFGCHLDTLCHRENSTVPKFVDKCVRVVERRGLDVDGIYRVSGNLAVIQKLRHKADHEDQLDLDDGQWQDIHVITGALKLFLRELPEPLFPFSCFHKFIAAIQLPDYNLRVSYMQDLVQSLPLPNHNTMELLFKHLRRVIEHKDSNRMSFQSVAIVFGPTLLRPQTESPNMTIHMVFQSQIVELILNEYHKIFSQR, via the exons atggcaacaacgTCCCCCCTGCTCAACAGTG GTTTGGGTCTGGTCCTGGTGGAGTTCCAGTATGAGTACCAGGGTCGGGATGGAGTGCTGGTTTCTATCAAACCCAATGAGCGCTATGTTCTGCTAGCTAAGACCAATGACCACTGGTGGCAGGTCCGGAGAGACTGCAGCTCCAAGCCCTTCTACATACCTGCCAAGTATGTCAAGGAGCTGCCATCAGACTTCCCCTCTCCCCTGGACTTTGCTGATCAAAGTCCTGATCCAGTACTGGTTCCTGTGGCAGCACCAGTTCCTGTCCCTGTGCCCATTCCTGTTCCAAAGACTCTGGAGGAGCCCAGTGGGAACAGAACCAAACCAGGGGATGAGGTGACCATAAGGCTCAGACCTGATGTCTCTACCGGCTACCGTAAGACTGAGAACCGCATGTCAACATTTGGTGTCCCACTTGACTTGAATGACCTGCCGGTGACCACCAGtccccctgctcctcctgtaGAGACCGGAACCTTAATAGAGACCGACAGCAGCATGAGCAAAAAGCAGGCCCCCCTGCTGGGATGTCTGGAGGAGCACGGGGACTCTGGAAAATCTCGACTCCCAAATTTTAGCCCAGCAGAACCCACCTCCGTGCCCCGGGCCCAGACCCAGACCCAGCCCATTCCTGTGGAGACACCAGTGGTCCCTGTTAATGCTTTAGTCTCCCCCAGTAatgatacccacagcacaactGCAGGCACCCATGTCAAACAGGAGTCTCCCATACAGCAGAAGGAGGaacaagaggaggagcaggaggaggagcaagatgtggaggagcagcaggagagcagtgaggaagaggaggaggagcaagatTCACTGAAGGATTCAAACCATATCTATGAGTCCATTCAGGACCTGAACCTGGACCTGGAGTCTCTggtcagaggaagagagaatTCTGAAGGACCACCTGACACTGCACCGGCTCCACCCCCCTCTCAG gaTGTCGGCTCACTCGGCCCTAACTCGGCCATCTATGCTAACATCCCTCTGAAGAaatcttctctccctctcatctctGACCACGCCCCCATACCACCACCCCCAATGGTACCTGCCCCCTCTACTCCAGGCCGCACCCCATCTTCCACTGTCTCCTCCCCTGGCATGATAAGCCccacctccctcctcagccCAAAAGATGAGTGGCAG GACTCCTGTGTTTGGGAGCAGTTGATGGACGACGTCTCTGGGAGGTTTTATTACTTCAACCCTACAACAGGAGCCACATCCTGGACTGCACCAGAGCCACTGTCCCCCTCCTCCACTGGACCTCCAACCAGCAGGAGGCAGCACTTCCATAGCCCG cctcCACTGCCAGAGGAAGATTATCCAGTCACAGATTATCCTAAAGATGACGACGCTGTATTTACaacg aatCCTCAGCAGCCTGTGGCTCTGATCCCCAGAGCTCAGCTGGACCTGAAAGATGGAAACAGCTCCCACTGGAGGCTGCCAGAG ATCCCACATGTGCCCCAGAGGAGGATGGGAAATGGAGTTTCTGAGGACTCAATGAGTCTGCAAGTCAGGAACTGGAGACATAGTGTGGCCGAAGAC ACATTTGGCCCTGCCCACAGGAGGAATGTCtctgacatcactgatgtgTCCAATAGGAGACTGTCCCCTGACAGTCCACAG TTTTCTGACAGACACAGACTGAAGAGGAATCTGTCCAATCGCAGTACAGACTCTCATCAGCTGCac GGCCACCTGCTGGAGAAAGCAGGAATCATCAATAAGACCAAAGTAGCTGAAAATGGCAAAAAGATCAG GAAGAACTGGAGTCAGTCCTGGACCGTCCTTCATGGAGGGATTCTGACTTTTCATAAAGACCCAAAGTCTGCTCCAACAGGAACtgct ggtaAAGCCTCTCAGATTGTTCCAGAGTTCACTGTAGACCTGAGAGGTTCGTCCATCTGCTGGGCGTCCAGAGACAAGTCCTCCAAAAAGAACGTTCTTGAG atgAAAACTCGTCACGGCTGTGAGTTCTTGATGCAGTACGACACTGAGAGCATCATCAGTGACTGGTTCAAAGTGATACAGGACGCAATCAAGCAGCTG GAACAGGATCACCTGACAGAGGACGAGGATGAGACCGCATCAGACCGAGAGGACAAAGACCAGAGGAGGACAC CTGCAGACTCTGAGCAGAGACGAGTGAGGACCAAACTCAGACGCTTCCTCCAGAGACGGCCGACGCTGCAGAGCGTCAAAGAGAAAGGTTACATCAGAG ATAATGTGTTCGGCTGTCACCTGGATACACTGTGTCACCGAGAGAACTCCACAGTCCCTAAGTTCGTGGacaagtgtgtgagagtggtggagaggagag GTCTGGATGTTGATGGGATCTACAGAGTGAGTGGAAATCTAGCTGTGATCCAGAAACTACGACATAAAGCTGAtcatg AGGATCAGCTGGACCTGGATGACGGACAGTGGCAGGACATTCATGTGATCACCGGAGCTCTGAAGCTGTTCCTGAGAGAACTTCCTGAACCGCTGTTTCCTTTCAGCTGTTTCCACAAGTTCATCGCTGCCATTC AACTCCCAGACTACAACCTGAGAGTCTCTTATATGCAAGACCTGGTTCAGTCTCTGCCTTTGCCAAACCACAACAC